In Massilia antarctica, the following are encoded in one genomic region:
- the purD gene encoding phosphoribosylamine--glycine ligase translates to MKILVVGSGGREHALAWKLAQSERIQMVYVAPGNGGTARDIRLVNVELTDPEQLAEFVQREGIALTVVGPETPLAAGIVNLFRGRGLKIFGPTKEAAQLESSKDFAKAFMQRHGIPTATYQTFSDVAQAHAYIDTNGAPIVIKADGLAAGKGVVVAMTLEEAHQAVDHMLADNRFGDAGARIVIEEFLAGEEASFIVMCDGKNILPLATSQDHKRLKDADEGPNTGGMGAYSPAPIVTPAMHARVMREIINPTINGMAKDGIQFTGFLYAGLMIDDKGNPKTLEFNCRMGDPETQPIMARLKSDLVTVMEHAVNGTLDTVELEWDRRTAVGVVMAAAGYPDDPRKGDVIDGIPAETPECVTFHAGTQQAGGKLVTSGGRVLCVVGLGDSVKMAQKQAYETVDNIHFNGAQFRRDIGWRGLKH, encoded by the coding sequence ATGAAAATCCTGGTAGTCGGCTCTGGCGGCCGTGAACATGCACTGGCCTGGAAACTGGCCCAATCCGAACGTATTCAAATGGTGTACGTCGCCCCGGGCAATGGCGGCACGGCGCGCGACATCCGCCTCGTCAACGTCGAACTGACCGATCCGGAGCAGTTGGCCGAATTCGTCCAGCGCGAGGGCATCGCCCTGACCGTGGTCGGTCCCGAGACGCCGCTGGCGGCCGGCATCGTCAACCTGTTCCGCGGCCGCGGCCTGAAGATTTTCGGGCCAACCAAGGAAGCGGCGCAGCTGGAAAGCTCGAAGGACTTCGCCAAGGCCTTCATGCAGCGCCACGGCATTCCGACGGCGACCTACCAGACGTTTTCGGACGTGGCGCAGGCGCACGCCTACATCGACACTAACGGCGCGCCGATCGTCATCAAGGCCGATGGCCTGGCGGCCGGCAAAGGCGTGGTTGTTGCGATGACCTTGGAAGAAGCACACCAGGCGGTCGACCATATGCTGGCGGACAATCGTTTCGGCGACGCCGGCGCGCGCATCGTGATCGAAGAGTTTTTGGCGGGCGAGGAAGCGAGCTTCATCGTCATGTGCGACGGGAAGAACATCCTGCCGCTGGCGACCAGCCAGGATCACAAGCGCCTCAAGGATGCCGATGAAGGCCCGAACACGGGCGGCATGGGCGCGTATTCGCCGGCGCCGATCGTCACGCCGGCCATGCATGCGCGCGTGATGCGCGAGATTATCAACCCGACCATCAACGGCATGGCCAAGGACGGCATTCAGTTCACCGGCTTTTTGTATGCGGGCTTGATGATCGACGACAAAGGCAATCCGAAGACCTTGGAATTCAACTGCCGCATGGGCGACCCGGAGACGCAGCCGATCATGGCGCGCCTCAAGAGCGACCTGGTGACGGTGATGGAGCATGCGGTCAATGGCACGCTCGACACGGTCGAACTGGAATGGGACCGCCGCACGGCGGTGGGCGTGGTGATGGCCGCTGCCGGCTATCCGGACGATCCGCGCAAGGGCGACGTAATCGACGGCATTCCAGCCGAGACGCCGGAATGCGTGACCTTCCACGCGGGCACGCAGCAGGCCGGCGGCAAGTTGGTGACCAGTGGTGGCCGCGTGCTGTGCGTGGTGGGCCTGGGCGACAGCGTGAAGATGGCGCAGAAGCAGGCTTACGAGACGGTCGACAATATCCACTTCAACGGCGCGCAGTTCCGCCGCGATATTGGGTGGCGGGGATTGAAGCACTAA
- the hemF gene encoding oxygen-dependent coproporphyrinogen oxidase produces the protein MSSPSPAAVKAWLLDLQARIVQALEDADGKPFLREEWERPEGGGGISRLIEEGNVLERGGVNFSHVMGANLPPSAAASRPELAGRAWEAMGVSLVVHPRNPYAPTVHMNVRFFTATAPGEEPVWWFGGGMDLTPYYGDEADTRHFHQTCHDALAPFGSTLHARFKRWCDDYFYLKHRKEPRGVGGIFFDDFNEAGFDLSYAMTQSVGDSFVKAYLPILMARKDTPYGERERDFQAYRRGRYVEFNLVWDRGTLFGLQSGGRTEAILMSMPPIVKWRYDWHPQAGSAEAKLYSDFLVHRDWLLT, from the coding sequence ATGTCATCCCCTTCCCCTGCGGCCGTCAAGGCCTGGCTACTCGACCTGCAAGCGCGCATCGTGCAAGCGCTCGAAGACGCCGACGGCAAGCCCTTCCTGCGCGAAGAATGGGAACGTCCCGAGGGCGGCGGCGGCATCTCGCGCCTGATCGAGGAAGGCAATGTGCTCGAACGCGGCGGCGTCAACTTCTCGCACGTGATGGGCGCCAACCTGCCGCCATCGGCCGCGGCCTCGCGTCCCGAACTGGCCGGCCGCGCCTGGGAAGCGATGGGGGTGTCGCTGGTGGTCCATCCGCGCAATCCGTACGCCCCCACGGTCCACATGAACGTGCGCTTCTTCACCGCCACCGCGCCCGGCGAGGAACCGGTATGGTGGTTCGGCGGCGGCATGGACCTGACGCCCTACTACGGCGACGAAGCCGACACGCGCCACTTCCACCAGACCTGCCACGATGCGCTCGCGCCTTTCGGCAGCACCTTGCACGCGCGCTTCAAGCGCTGGTGCGACGATTACTTTTACCTGAAACACCGCAAGGAGCCGCGCGGCGTGGGCGGGATCTTCTTCGACGACTTCAACGAAGCCGGTTTCGACCTGTCGTACGCGATGACGCAAAGCGTGGGCGATTCCTTCGTCAAGGCCTATCTGCCGATCCTGATGGCCCGCAAGGACACGCCGTACGGCGAGCGCGAACGCGATTTCCAGGCATACCGGCGCGGCCGCTACGTGGAATTCAACCTGGTGTGGGATCGCGGCACCCTGTTCGGCCTGCAGTCGGGCGGCCGCACCGAAGCGATCCTGATGTCGATGCCGCCCATCGTCAAGTGGCGCTACGACTGGCATCCGCAAGCCGGCAGCGCCGAAGCGAAGCTGTACAGCGACTTCCTGGTCCATCGCGACTGGCTCCTTACGTGA
- a CDS encoding nicotinate-nucleotide adenylyltransferase, which translates to MTLCVALLGGSFDPVHNGHVALATLFATLLEPDQLRILPAGSPWQKSRLQAGDADRIAMLRLAFAGAARPVVLDLQEIERGTPTYTIDTLRGVRAELGPQASIVFLMGSDQLQQLDSWREWRALFELAHIGVAARPGFSMADAALPAAVAEELTLRRGSLAQLRNTPSGRAYLAETLDVDISATQIRAALQRGEKANSLISPVVLDYIQQHNLYEI; encoded by the coding sequence GTGACCTTGTGCGTCGCGCTGCTGGGAGGCAGTTTCGACCCGGTCCATAACGGTCATGTGGCGCTGGCCACCTTGTTTGCCACCCTGCTCGAACCGGACCAGTTGCGCATCCTGCCGGCCGGCAGTCCGTGGCAGAAGAGCCGCCTGCAGGCCGGCGACGCCGACCGGATCGCCATGCTGCGCCTGGCCTTCGCCGGCGCTGCGCGCCCGGTCGTGCTGGATCTGCAGGAAATCGAACGCGGCACGCCGACCTACACCATCGACACCTTGCGCGGCGTGCGCGCCGAACTGGGGCCGCAGGCCTCTATCGTCTTCCTGATGGGATCGGACCAGTTGCAGCAGCTCGACAGCTGGCGCGAATGGCGCGCGCTGTTCGAGCTGGCCCATATCGGCGTGGCTGCGCGCCCTGGATTTTCGATGGCCGATGCGGCATTGCCGGCGGCCGTCGCCGAAGAACTCACCCTGCGCCGGGGCAGCCTGGCGCAATTGCGTAACACCCCGTCCGGCAGGGCTTACCTGGCCGAGACGCTGGACGTGGACATCTCCGCCACCCAGATTCGTGCGGCATTACAACGGGGCGAGAAGGCAAACTCGCTTATCTCCCCGGTAGTGCTAGACTATATTCAACAACATAATTTATACGAAATCTAA
- the rsfS gene encoding ribosome silencing factor, producing MDIKKLQTLVVDALEDVKGQDITVFDTVHLTSLFDRIAVVSGTSNRQTKALAASVRDKVKAAGGDVIGIEGEDTGEWVLVDLGDMIVHIMQPAIRQYYRLEEIWGDKPVKLGAAKRKGTVEAAEAAETKPKSKHLASTQAAPEVKPVNERKPAAKKAAAAKTPAAAKKAPAKKAASKAVGKVVKVAATKTEEAAVKALKALPPKRAAAVKAPKAPADAVPVKKVIKRVAKKDAE from the coding sequence ATGGATATTAAAAAACTGCAGACCCTCGTCGTCGACGCCCTCGAAGATGTGAAGGGCCAGGACATTACCGTGTTCGATACCGTTCACCTGACCAGCCTTTTTGACCGCATCGCCGTCGTTTCCGGCACCTCCAACCGTCAGACCAAGGCGCTTGCCGCCTCCGTGCGCGACAAGGTCAAGGCCGCCGGCGGCGACGTGATCGGCATCGAAGGCGAAGACACCGGCGAATGGGTCCTGGTCGATCTGGGCGACATGATCGTCCACATCATGCAGCCGGCGATCCGCCAGTACTACCGTCTCGAAGAAATCTGGGGCGACAAGCCTGTGAAGCTCGGCGCGGCCAAGCGCAAGGGCACCGTGGAAGCGGCCGAAGCGGCCGAAACCAAGCCGAAGTCGAAGCACCTCGCCTCGACCCAGGCGGCGCCTGAAGTCAAGCCGGTCAACGAGCGCAAACCAGCCGCCAAAAAAGCCGCTGCCGCCAAGACCCCTGCCGCCGCCAAGAAAGCACCGGCCAAAAAAGCCGCGTCGAAAGCTGTCGGCAAAGTGGTCAAGGTCGCCGCGACCAAGACCGAAGAAGCCGCCGTCAAGGCCCTCAAGGCACTGCCGCCGAAACGCGCAGCCGCCGTCAAGGCGCCAAAAGCGCCAGCCGACGCCGTGCCGGTCAAAAAAGTCATCAAACGCGTCGCAAAAAAAGACGCAGAGTAA
- the rlmH gene encoding 23S rRNA (pseudouridine(1915)-N(3))-methyltransferase RlmH, with translation MQLIIAAVGHKMPGWIETGFSEYTKRMPPELRIVLKEIKPVERSGSKTAATAMALERERIEAVLPKSARLIALDERGKDLTSVGLSQQLMQWQQDGRDTVFLIGGADGLDPELKARAEGLIRISSMTLPHGIVRVMLAEQLYRAWSITQNHPYHRV, from the coding sequence ATGCAGCTCATTATCGCTGCGGTCGGCCACAAGATGCCCGGTTGGATCGAGACCGGCTTTTCCGAGTACACGAAGCGCATGCCACCTGAATTGCGCATCGTGCTCAAGGAAATCAAGCCGGTCGAACGCTCCGGCAGCAAAACGGCGGCTACCGCCATGGCGCTCGAACGCGAGCGCATCGAAGCGGTCCTGCCCAAGAGCGCACGCCTGATCGCGCTCGATGAACGCGGCAAGGACCTGACCAGCGTGGGCCTGTCCCAACAGCTGATGCAGTGGCAGCAGGACGGGCGCGACACCGTTTTCCTGATCGGCGGGGCCGACGGCCTCGATCCCGAACTCAAGGCGCGCGCCGAGGGGCTGATTCGTATTTCCAGTATGACGCTCCCGCACGGCATCGTGCGTGTTATGCTTGCCGAGCAGTTGTATAGGGCGTGGTCGATCACGCAGAATCACCCTTATCATCGCGTCTGA
- a CDS encoding Maf family protein: MKPIDRKIYLASKSPRRRELLRQIGVEFELLTLRNDTPRGPDVTELVHPGEAAIDYVARVANEKAAFGWNMVQHRRLTLRPVLAADTTVTIDGHILGKPASPAEAMEMLERLSGRTHQVLTAIAVHHTDMQRQITQVSQVRFAKLSPASIKAYCSTPEPYDKAGGYGLQGMAALFVEHIEGSHSGIVGLPLFETAQLLREAGIPLA, encoded by the coding sequence ATGAAACCGATCGACAGAAAAATCTATCTTGCATCCAAAAGCCCGCGCCGGCGGGAATTGCTGCGCCAGATCGGCGTGGAGTTCGAGCTGCTCACCTTGCGCAACGATACCCCGCGCGGTCCGGACGTGACCGAACTGGTGCACCCGGGCGAAGCGGCCATCGACTACGTGGCGCGCGTGGCCAACGAAAAAGCGGCCTTCGGCTGGAACATGGTGCAGCACCGCCGCCTGACCCTGCGTCCGGTGCTCGCGGCCGACACCACCGTCACCATCGATGGCCACATCCTCGGCAAACCCGCTTCGCCCGCCGAGGCGATGGAAATGCTCGAACGCCTGTCCGGCCGCACGCACCAGGTGCTGACCGCGATCGCGGTCCACCACACCGACATGCAGCGCCAGATCACCCAGGTGTCGCAGGTGCGCTTCGCCAAGCTGTCGCCAGCCTCGATCAAGGCTTACTGCTCCACCCCCGAACCCTACGACAAGGCGGGCGGCTACGGCCTGCAAGGCATGGCCGCGCTGTTCGTCGAACATATCGAAGGCAGCCACTCGGGCATCGTCGGACTGCCCCTGTTCGAAACCGCGCAACTGCTGCGCGAAGCGGGCATTCCGCTGGCCTGA
- the rng gene encoding ribonuclease G, translating to MNEDILINITPQETRVALILQGAVQELHIERTLTRGLAGNVYSGKVVRVLPGMQSAFIDIGLERAAFLHVADIWEARTHEGPSVAPTPIEKILFDGQVLTVQVIKDPIGTKGARLSTQISIAGRMLVYLPQDSHIGISQKIEKESERELLRTRLHSLLPAEEKGGYIVRTMAEEASDSDLAADVDYLRKTWGAICHGARTRPATSLLYQDLSLAQRVLRDFVHDETATIQVDSRENHAMLVEFAKAYTPTVLTRLQHYTGERPLFDLYGVEEEILRALGRRVDLKSGGYLIVDQTEAMTTIDVNTGGFVGGRNFADTIFKTNLEAAHAIARQLRLRNLGGIIILDFIDMDNNEHRHAVLQELKKTLSRDRTKVSVSGFSALGLVEMTRKRTRESLAHILCEPCPACAGKGQVKTSRTICYEILRELMREAKQFNPREFRILASQEVVDLFLEEESQHLAMLGDFIGKQISLQVETAYHQEQYDVILM from the coding sequence ATGAACGAAGATATCCTGATCAACATCACTCCGCAGGAGACGCGCGTGGCGCTCATCCTGCAAGGCGCCGTGCAGGAGCTGCACATCGAGCGCACGCTCACGCGCGGCCTGGCCGGTAACGTCTACTCGGGCAAGGTGGTGCGCGTGCTGCCGGGGATGCAGTCGGCCTTTATCGACATCGGCCTGGAACGCGCGGCCTTCCTGCACGTGGCCGACATCTGGGAAGCGCGCACCCACGAAGGCCCGAGCGTGGCGCCGACCCCGATCGAAAAGATCCTGTTCGACGGCCAGGTGCTGACGGTACAGGTGATCAAGGACCCGATCGGCACCAAGGGCGCGCGCCTGTCGACCCAGATTTCGATCGCCGGGCGCATGCTGGTGTACCTGCCGCAGGACAGCCATATCGGCATCTCGCAGAAAATCGAAAAGGAGTCCGAGCGCGAACTGCTGCGCACGCGCCTTCACAGCCTGCTGCCGGCCGAGGAAAAAGGCGGCTACATCGTGCGCACCATGGCCGAGGAAGCGTCCGACAGCGACCTGGCGGCCGACGTGGACTACCTGCGCAAGACCTGGGGGGCGATCTGCCACGGCGCCCGCACCCGTCCCGCCACCAGCCTGCTGTACCAGGACCTGAGCCTGGCCCAGCGTGTGCTGCGCGACTTCGTGCACGACGAAACGGCCACCATCCAGGTCGACTCGCGCGAGAACCACGCCATGCTGGTCGAATTTGCCAAGGCCTACACGCCGACGGTGCTCACGCGCTTGCAGCACTACACGGGCGAGCGCCCGCTGTTCGACCTGTACGGCGTGGAAGAAGAGATCCTGCGCGCACTGGGGCGGCGGGTCGACCTCAAGTCGGGCGGCTACCTGATCGTCGACCAGACCGAGGCGATGACGACCATCGACGTGAACACGGGCGGCTTCGTGGGCGGCCGCAATTTTGCCGACACCATCTTCAAGACCAACCTGGAAGCGGCGCACGCGATCGCGCGCCAGCTGCGCCTGCGTAACCTGGGCGGCATCATCATCCTCGACTTCATCGACATGGACAACAACGAGCATCGCCATGCGGTGCTGCAGGAGTTGAAAAAGACGCTCTCGCGCGACCGCACCAAGGTGTCGGTGTCGGGCTTTTCGGCGCTGGGACTGGTGGAGATGACGAGGAAGCGCACGCGCGAATCGCTCGCCCACATCCTGTGCGAACCCTGCCCGGCCTGCGCCGGCAAGGGCCAGGTGAAAACCAGCCGCACCATCTGCTACGAGATCCTGCGCGAATTGATGCGCGAAGCGAAGCAGTTCAATCCGCGCGAGTTCCGCATTCTCGCTTCGCAGGAAGTGGTGGACCTGTTCCTGGAAGAGGAATCGCAGCACCTGGCGATGCTGGGCGACTTCATCGGCAAGCAGATTTCGCTGCAGGTGGAAACGGCGTATCACCAGGAGCAGTACGACGTGATTCTGATGTGA
- a CDS encoding PEP-CTERM sorting domain-containing protein (PEP-CTERM proteins occur, often in large numbers, in the proteomes of bacteria that also encode an exosortase, a predicted intramembrane cysteine proteinase. The presence of a PEP-CTERM domain at a protein's C-terminus predicts cleavage within the sorting domain, followed by covalent anchoring to some some component of the (usually Gram-negative) cell surface. Many PEP-CTERM proteins exhibit an unusual sequence composition that includes large numbers of potential glycosylation sites. Expression of one such protein has been shown restore the ability of a bacterium to form floc, a type of biofilm.), giving the protein MFGRFISAAVLAGCAATAQAVPSEFKFSYTGFFDKEANRFDPAAVIAGSFIADDLNRDGLFSANELTSFKYSDSNDYIGCGVGDQYFWHCTIERFGYRIGGPLKFYTTWSASDVGYQINSSTITGEEYVYNYRSPNGAQSHSLLWTGQTTLAVSAVNPVPEPSSLALVALGAAGVGAASLGVARRRKRAA; this is encoded by the coding sequence ATGTTCGGTAGATTCATCAGCGCGGCGGTACTTGCAGGCTGCGCAGCAACAGCGCAGGCGGTACCCAGCGAGTTCAAATTCAGCTATACGGGTTTTTTCGATAAGGAAGCCAACCGCTTCGATCCGGCGGCGGTGATCGCCGGCAGTTTTATCGCGGACGACCTGAACCGCGACGGGCTGTTCTCAGCCAACGAGCTCACCTCGTTCAAGTACAGCGATTCCAACGATTACATCGGTTGCGGCGTGGGCGACCAGTATTTCTGGCACTGCACGATCGAACGCTTCGGCTACCGGATCGGCGGTCCGCTGAAATTTTACACCACCTGGTCCGCCTCGGACGTCGGCTACCAGATCAACAGCTCGACCATTACCGGCGAAGAATACGTCTACAATTACCGCAGTCCAAACGGCGCCCAGTCGCACAGCTTGCTGTGGACCGGCCAGACCACGCTCGCAGTCAGCGCGGTCAACCCGGTACCGGAACCGTCCTCCCTGGCCCTGGTGGCGCTGGGTGCGGCCGGCGTAGGTGCGGCCAGCCTTGGCGTGGCGCGCCGCCGCAAGCGCGCCGCCTGA
- a CDS encoding DUF2004 domain-containing protein translates to MEKIIPYFGAIDLALPNEYNEASYLVDGREIDLSLAFFNAFEGEDGLTEFSAVKDLDPSVLDRVARFMEELDSKIARAQAACIADFHAGGEVRDTYIDHHLAEFSPEELAALIDGTDAALPVEERMLATLHLSHIGLHPMPDESDGSFAMFDFTFGEDLTNYVVAVKFAEDGTVQSVDVES, encoded by the coding sequence ATGGAAAAAATCATCCCTTACTTCGGCGCCATCGATCTGGCCTTGCCGAATGAATACAACGAAGCGAGCTATCTTGTCGATGGCCGGGAGATTGACCTGTCGCTCGCTTTCTTCAATGCATTCGAGGGCGAGGATGGCCTCACCGAATTTTCCGCGGTCAAGGACCTCGACCCGTCCGTGCTCGACCGGGTCGCCCGCTTCATGGAAGAGCTCGACAGCAAGATCGCACGCGCCCAGGCCGCCTGCATCGCCGACTTCCATGCCGGCGGCGAGGTCAGGGATACCTACATCGACCATCATCTGGCCGAGTTCTCGCCCGAGGAACTGGCGGCATTGATCGACGGCACCGATGCCGCGCTGCCGGTCGAGGAGCGCATGCTGGCCACGCTTCACCTGAGCCACATCGGCCTGCATCCCATGCCCGACGAGTCCGATGGCTCGTTCGCCATGTTCGATTTCACCTTCGGCGAAGACTTGACCAACTATGTGGTCGCGGTCAAGTTTGCGGAAGATGGCACGGTGCAGTCGGTCGACGTCGAAAGCTGA
- a CDS encoding NAD(P)H-binding protein has protein sequence MKVLLFGATGMVGQGVLRECLQGADVELVQAIGRTPSGQRHPKLRDVVHADLFNYASVRAQLEDFDACFFCVGVTSSRVSEPDYTRLTYDMTLAAAKALAALNPRMVFVYVSGAGADSSETSATMWERVRGRTENALLALPFRGVYIFRPGMIQPLDGIKSKTTAYRIFYSLMKPVLPLLRAAMPKHVLTTRQVGQAMLAAVRNGARKRVLESADIAALGRAATPP, from the coding sequence GTGAAAGTTCTGTTATTTGGCGCTACCGGCATGGTCGGTCAGGGCGTGTTGCGCGAATGCTTGCAGGGCGCCGACGTGGAGCTGGTGCAGGCCATTGGCCGCACACCGAGCGGGCAGCGTCATCCGAAGCTGCGCGATGTGGTGCACGCCGATCTGTTCAACTACGCCAGCGTAAGGGCGCAGCTGGAGGACTTCGATGCCTGTTTTTTCTGCGTGGGCGTGACGTCCTCGCGCGTGAGCGAGCCTGACTACACGCGCCTCACCTACGACATGACCCTGGCGGCGGCCAAGGCGCTGGCGGCGCTCAATCCGCGCATGGTGTTCGTGTATGTGTCCGGGGCCGGGGCCGACAGCAGCGAAACCAGCGCCACCATGTGGGAGCGTGTGCGCGGCCGCACCGAAAACGCGCTGCTGGCGCTGCCGTTTCGCGGCGTGTACATCTTCCGCCCGGGGATGATCCAGCCGCTCGACGGCATCAAGTCCAAGACCACCGCTTACCGCATCTTCTATTCGCTGATGAAGCCCGTGCTGCCACTGCTGCGCGCCGCCATGCCGAAGCACGTGCTGACCACGCGCCAGGTGGGGCAGGCCATGCTGGCGGCGGTGCGCAACGGTGCGCGCAAGCGGGTGCTCGAGAGCGCCGACATCGCGGCGCTGGGCCGCGCCGCCACGCCGCCGTAA
- a CDS encoding substrate-binding domain-containing protein gives MIRYTALALWLCIASPLALAGEQVLRLSTTTSTDNSGLLAWLLPAFEARTGMKVQVIAVGSGKALELAKNGDVDVALVHARAAEDRFVAEGHGVGRRDVMYNDFVLACPPSDRAGIKGGTDIIAALRKLAASEVRFVSRGDNSGTDQMEKSYWKAAGVQPPPARYLSAGLGMGEVLTMAAELQACTLSDRATFATYKDKTGLAILVQGDPRMFNPYGIIAVNPAHHPGVNVQGARQLVDWITSADGQARIAGFRPGGQQLFFPSAQR, from the coding sequence ATGATCAGATATACAGCATTGGCACTCTGGCTCTGCATCGCCTCCCCGCTGGCCCTGGCCGGCGAGCAGGTGTTGCGCCTGTCCACCACCACCAGCACCGACAATTCCGGCCTGCTGGCCTGGCTGCTGCCGGCGTTCGAGGCCAGGACGGGCATGAAAGTGCAGGTGATCGCCGTCGGCAGCGGCAAGGCGCTGGAACTGGCGAAGAATGGCGACGTCGACGTCGCCTTGGTGCATGCGCGCGCCGCCGAGGATCGCTTCGTGGCCGAGGGCCATGGCGTCGGCCGGCGCGACGTGATGTACAACGATTTTGTGCTGGCCTGCCCGCCATCTGACCGCGCGGGAATCAAAGGCGGCACCGACATCATCGCCGCCCTGCGCAAGCTGGCCGCCAGCGAGGTGCGCTTTGTTTCGCGCGGCGACAACTCCGGTACCGACCAGATGGAAAAGAGCTACTGGAAGGCCGCCGGCGTGCAACCGCCGCCCGCGCGCTACCTGTCGGCCGGGCTGGGCATGGGCGAGGTCCTGACCATGGCGGCCGAGCTGCAAGCCTGCACCTTGAGCGACCGCGCCACCTTCGCCACCTACAAGGACAAGACCGGGCTGGCAATCCTGGTGCAGGGCGACCCGAGGATGTTCAATCCGTACGGGATCATCGCGGTCAATCCGGCGCACCATCCTGGCGTGAACGTCCAGGGAGCGCGCCAGCTTGTCGACTGGATCACGTCCGCCGACGGGCAGGCCAGGATTGCCGGCTTCAGGCCGGGCGGCCAGCAGCTGTTTTTCCCGTCGGCGCAAAGGTAG
- a CDS encoding ABC transporter ATP-binding protein has product MNLLRIDKLRKAHGPRVLFELEAFSLDAAHAYVLTGINGAGKSSLLRVLAGLEPGQASGVTWQGRPMAWSPYPRALREAIVYVHQHPVMFSTSVAANVGYGLHARGVGKAQTAQAVAQAMAWAGVEHLQGSDPARLSGGEVQRVALARAWVLRPALLLLDEPTANLDGAAREQVIALIPALTAAGSTVVMACHDRDLIGMPGVQRLKLRDGKLEYK; this is encoded by the coding sequence ATGAACCTGCTGCGCATCGACAAACTACGCAAGGCGCACGGCCCACGCGTGCTGTTCGAGCTTGAGGCGTTCAGCCTCGATGCCGCGCACGCCTACGTGCTCACCGGGATCAACGGCGCCGGCAAGAGCAGCCTGCTGCGCGTGCTGGCGGGACTCGAACCCGGCCAGGCGTCCGGCGTGACGTGGCAAGGGCGGCCGATGGCCTGGTCCCCGTATCCGCGCGCGCTGCGCGAAGCGATCGTGTATGTGCACCAGCATCCCGTGATGTTTTCGACCAGCGTGGCGGCCAACGTCGGCTACGGCCTGCATGCGCGCGGTGTCGGCAAGGCGCAGACGGCGCAGGCGGTGGCGCAGGCCATGGCATGGGCCGGGGTCGAACACTTGCAGGGCAGCGACCCGGCCCGCCTGTCGGGCGGCGAGGTGCAGCGCGTGGCGCTGGCGCGCGCCTGGGTGCTGCGCCCCGCGCTGCTGCTGCTCGACGAACCGACCGCCAATCTCGATGGCGCCGCGCGCGAACAGGTGATCGCCCTCATTCCCGCCTTGACCGCGGCCGGCAGCACGGTGGTGATGGCTTGCCACGACCGCGACCTGATCGGCATGCCCGGCGTGCAACGCCTTAAACTACGTGATGGAAAGCTCGAATACAAATGA